A stretch of the Corynebacterium maris DSM 45190 genome encodes the following:
- a CDS encoding 50S ribosomal protein L25/general stress protein Ctc, protein MAETTVIKAEARTEFGKGAARRLRRDFRLPGVIYGTHHEPIHFHADLLEIHTLLRYEGVNAVVEIAVDGEQHLCMVKAIDQNVLTLDVDHLDMLSIKRGEKVEVEVPVVTEGEVFSGAMLIQELDTLTIVADALKLPEEILVSVEGIEAGNQILAGDITLPEGVELIDEADALVLNITHEEVADVPEEGEEADAEATEAAPAAEENE, encoded by the coding sequence ATGGCTGAAACCACCGTCATCAAGGCAGAGGCGCGGACCGAGTTCGGTAAGGGCGCCGCACGCCGCCTGCGCCGCGACTTCCGTCTGCCGGGCGTCATCTACGGCACCCACCACGAGCCGATCCACTTCCACGCCGACCTGCTCGAGATCCACACTCTGCTGCGTTACGAGGGCGTCAACGCCGTCGTCGAAATCGCCGTCGACGGCGAGCAGCACCTGTGCATGGTCAAGGCCATCGACCAGAACGTCCTGACCCTGGACGTCGACCACCTGGACATGCTGTCCATTAAGCGTGGCGAAAAGGTCGAGGTCGAGGTCCCGGTCGTCACCGAGGGCGAGGTCTTCTCCGGCGCCATGCTCATCCAGGAGCTGGACACCCTGACCATCGTCGCAGACGCGCTCAAGCTTCCGGAAGAGATCCTGGTCAGCGTCGAGGGCATCGAGGCCGGCAACCAGATCCTGGCCGGCGACATCACCCTGCCGGAAGGCGTCGAGCTCATCGACGAGGCCGACGCGCTGGTCCTCAACATCACCCACGAGGAAGTCGCCGACGTCCCGGAGGAGGGCGAAGAGGCCGACGCCGAGGCCACCGAGGCCGCTCCGGCTGCCGAGGAGAACGAGTAG